The Aestuariibius sp. HNIBRBA575 nucleotide sequence CATACCGATGCCAGGTGATCGCGATCAAGGGAAACAAGACAATACACATTATCAAGATTGCCGGGACCAGAAAGAGTAGCACAGGCGAAGGTTGACCAAGCGATTGGTCCCAACCCATTATGATGAGAACAAACATCCCTGCTAAAATCAACATCGGAACCAAGGTTGCTCTGAGTGCTGCGTGCAAGTTTCCTGTGACCATTTGAAATGCGTGTTTAAATAGCTTCCAACCCATACCAATCTCAGTAATTCTTTCGGACTTATGGCATTGCAGACCGCAATGATTCAACGCCCATCTTGCCCCGCGCCCCAAAACCCGTTAGGCCCCTTTCGTCATTGAACGGAGACCTGCGATGTCCGCGCCTAAAAAAGTCGTCCTCGCCTATTCAGGTGGGCTTGATACGTCGATCATTTTGAAATGGCTTCAAACCGAATACGGTTGCGAAGTTGTCACCTTTACCGCTGACCTTGGTCAGGGCGAAGAGTTGGAACCAGCACGCAAAAAAGCCGAGATGATGGGCGCGTCTGAGATTTACATCGAAGACCTGCGCGAAGAGTTCGTGCGCGACTTTGTGTTCCCAATGTTCCGCGCCAACGCCCTGTACGAGGGTCTGTATCTGCTGGGCACATCCATCGCACGTCCGCTGATTTCCAAACGTCTGGTTGAAATCGCTCAGGCCACAGGTGCCGACGCCGTGTCCCATGGCGCCACCGGCAAAGGCAACGATCAGGTTCGGTTCGAACTGGCCTGTTACGCCCTGAACCCTGACATCGCTGTGGTTGCGCCTTGGCGTGAATGGGACCTGTCCAGCCGAACCAAACTGATTGATTTCGCTGAGAAACATCAGATCCCGATCGCCAAAGATAAACGCGGCGAAGCACCGTTTAGTGTGGATGCCAACCTGCTGCACACATCGTCCGAAGGCAAAGTTCTGGAAGATCCCGCAGAAGAAGCGCCAGAATATGTGCACCAGCGGACCGTCGCCGTTGAGGACGCGCCAGACACGCCAGAAATGATCGAAGTGACCTTTGAAAAAGGGGACGCAGTTGCGATCAATGGCGAAGCGATGTCCCCCGCGACCATCCTGACCAAGTTGAACGAACTGGGTGGCAAACACGGTATCGGTCGGCTTGATCTGGTGGAAAACCGGTTTGTTGGCATGAAATCCCGCGGCATCTATGAAACGCCCGGCGGTACGGTTCTGCTAGAGGCGCATCGCGGCATCGAACAGATCACCCTGGACAGCGGCGCTGGTCATCTGAAAGATTCGATCATGCCGCGCTACGCAGAGCTGATCTATAACGGATTCTGGTATTCGCCAGAGCGTGAAATGCTACAGGCCCTGATCGACAAATCCCAAGAGCACGTGACCGGCACCGTTCGGGTTAAGCTTTACAAAGGTGCGGCGCGCACTGTTGCACGTTGGTCCGATCACAGCCTCTATTCAGAAGAGCACGTCACCTTCGAAGACGATCTGGGCGCCTATGATCAAGCGGACGCGCAGGGTTTTATTCAGTTGAACGCATTGCGTCTGAAACTGCTGGCTGATCGCAAACGTCGTTTGGACTAAACGCCCCAACGTAAGTGTTGTTGAAATTCAAATGCCTCCCTATCGCTGGGGGGCATTTTTATTTCGAGGACATCATGACCCTAACTGACCTACTGCCCAAACTGCAAAAGGGCCTGTCCACACGTCCGTTTGACGGATCGTTGAAATTCGATTGCGGCGCGGATGGCGTGATCGTTCTGGCGGATGGCACCGCGTCGGGACAGGATCGGGAAACCGATTGCACGATCAAAATATCCGCTGGAAACTTGCACAAATTGCTGGCCGGTAAACTGAACCCGATGACCGGTGTGATGATGGGCAAGCTAAAAGTGTCCGGCAATGTGGGCGTCGCAATGAAGCTGGGCGACCTGCTAAAGTCCTGATTTCAATTGTTCCAGTTGGTAAACAAGACGTGAGTTCACGCGCCGGTGAGTTGCGTAATCTGCGAAGAATCCCCAAGGATCGTCCAAAAGGAGTTCATCATGCAGTTTTCTTTGTCGACTTTTAAACCCTATATGCTGGGTGCCGCGATTGCGATCGGGGTTGCAATGCAATGTGGACAGGCGCAGGCGCGCGACGTTCAGACCATGGTGGTTGCAGGCGGTTGTTTCTGGTGCGTCGAAAGCGATTTTGAAAGCGTCACAGGCGTGATCGAAGCGGTGTCTGGCTACACCGGTGGATCCACTGAAAACCCAACCTATCGTCAGGTGACCCGCGGCGGTACAGGGCATTACGAAGCTGTGGAAATCACCTATGACGCAGATCGCGTCAGCTATCGCCAATTGCTGGATCTGTTTTTCCGGTCCGTCGATCCCACGGATGCGGGCGGTCAATTCTGTGATCGCGGTGACAGCTATCGCACGGCTATATTCGTCTCTAATTCAGCGCAACAGGCCCAAGCAGAGGCTGCTCTGTCAGCTGCGCAATCAGAATTGGGGCAACGCATCGTGACCCCTATTCTGTCTGCCAGCCATTTTTATGACGCAGAGGATTACCACCAAGACTACTATGAGGGTCGCAATATCGTGGTGACCCGTGCTGGCCCAAAACGCCAATCAGAGGCGTATAAATTCTATCGTGAAGGCTGTGGCCGGGATGCACGTGTGCGTCAGCTCTGGGGCAATAACGCACCCTTTGTCGATAACCACTAAGGCTTAAACGCCCGGACTTCTTTGAGGTCCGGGATCACGTCCGCCGTGCCATGACGCATCACCATCAGTGCCCCAGCCCGGGTCGCCAAATCAACCGCATCCCATAGCGGTAATCCGCGATCCAGCCCCGCCAGAACGTAGCCAGTGAACGTATCCCCAGCGCCCGTTGTGTCCACAGCATCGACGGGAATGGCCTGATATTCCTGCGCGTCCCAGTCGTTTTGTTGCAAAAACACAAACCCGCCATCGCCGCCGGTCGTGACAATCACGGTTTCGACGCCCAAATCCGCGACGTTCAGCCCTGTTGATTGAAACAATTGTTCCATCTCAACCGCGTTCATGATCAGGAAATCCAGATAAGGCAGAACAGCACGCACTTGGTCCGCATCAAAAGGCGCGGCCGCATAGGCCACCTTTAGTCCCAGTTCATGGGCCAATTTTGCGGTTTCGACCTGCAAACAGGTTTCGTTCTGACAGATCAGCCAGTCACCACGTTCAGCAGACCCAATCGCGCTGCGCATCAGGTTGATCGGGATTGCATCATTTGCCCCGGGATCAAGGATGATCGCGTTTTCACCCTGAGGATCAACGGCAATGATGGCCTGCGCCGTATGTGTGTCAACCTGCGCGATGAACCGGGTATCGACCCCATATTCCGTCAGCCGATCCACCGCCCAGCGTCCATCAACCCCAACCGCACCGATATGTTTGACCTGCGCGCCAGCCCGGGCAGCGGCCACGGACATATTTGCCCCTTTGCCGCCCATAAACACATCGCGTTTGGTCGATGCCAGCGTTTCACCCGGCGCCGGAATATGCGGCACCGAATACACGATATCTTGGTTTATCGAACCGAGGTTCCAAATCGTCATTAGCCAACCTTACATGCCGCAATCACGGCCATGTTCAGGATGTCGTTGACCGTGGACACAGTGGAACAAATCTGGATCGGCTTGTCGATCCCCGCAAGGATTGGGCCGATAACCGTCGCGCCGGCCATTTCCTGCATCAGTTTCACCGAAATCGACGCCGAATGACGCGCAGGCACAACCAACACATTGGCCGGTCCTGTCAGTCGCGAAAACGGATAGGCCGCGGCGGCGTCGGGGTTCAATGCAACATCGACGTTCATTTCACCTTCGTATTCGAAATCAACGCCACGCCGGTCCAGAATTTCGGGTGCGATATGCATCTTTTCGGCCCGTTCAGACACCGGATAGCCAAAGGTCGAGAAGCTGACAAACGCAACCCGTGGCGTCAGGCCTAGCGCTTTGGCCACTTCGGCGCCGCGTTCAGCGATATCGGCCAGATCGTTTTCGTCGGGCCATTCATGGACCAAAGTATCCGCGATCAAAACGATTTTGCCTTTGTGCAGCAGGGCCGACACCCCAACCGCGCCATCATGTGGACCAGCATCAAACACATGATTGATCAGTTCCAACACATGGGCCGATTTGCGGGTCGCGCCTGTAACCATTCCGTCCACGTGACCATGGGCCAGCATCAGGGATGAAAACACATGGCGGTCGCGCGCAGCCAAACGGTGAATATCCTGACGGTCATATCCCTTGCGTTGCAGGCGTTCATAAAGGAAGTCTTTGTACTGTGCCAAATGCTGCGAATTGCCCGCATTCACCACTTCGAGTTCGCGCACAGCGTCCCCCAAACCTTCGGCGGTCAGTTTTTCGCGCACTTCTTCTTCGCGACCAACAACCAGCGCTTTGCCCAAGCCGGACCGTTGATACAGAACCGCAGCACGCAGCACCCGTGGATCGTCACCCTCGGCGAATACCACAGTAGATTGCGCGGCACGGGCACGGGAATTTAGGCCGCGCAGGATCGATGCCGTTGGATCCATCCGTGTTTTCAGCGACAGTTCATATCCCTCCATGTCGACAATGGGGCGACGCGCTACGCCAGTATCCATGCCCGCCTGTGCAACGGCGGTGGGAATGCGGTGGATCAGACGTGGATCAAACGGGGTTGGGATGATGTAATCCCGGCCAAAGGTCAGTTTGGTCCCATAGGCCACGGCCACCTCGTCTGGGACGTCTTCGCGTGCCAGTTCAGCCAAGGCGCGGGCGCAGGCGATTTTCATCTCATCGTTGATGGCGCGGGCGTGGATATCCAGCGCGCCGCGGAACAAGTAAGGGAAACCCAAGACGTTGTTCACTTGGTTAG carries:
- a CDS encoding argininosuccinate synthase; translated protein: MSAPKKVVLAYSGGLDTSIILKWLQTEYGCEVVTFTADLGQGEELEPARKKAEMMGASEIYIEDLREEFVRDFVFPMFRANALYEGLYLLGTSIARPLISKRLVEIAQATGADAVSHGATGKGNDQVRFELACYALNPDIAVVAPWREWDLSSRTKLIDFAEKHQIPIAKDKRGEAPFSVDANLLHTSSEGKVLEDPAEEAPEYVHQRTVAVEDAPDTPEMIEVTFEKGDAVAINGEAMSPATILTKLNELGGKHGIGRLDLVENRFVGMKSRGIYETPGGTVLLEAHRGIEQITLDSGAGHLKDSIMPRYAELIYNGFWYSPEREMLQALIDKSQEHVTGTVRVKLYKGAARTVARWSDHSLYSEEHVTFEDDLGAYDQADAQGFIQLNALRLKLLADRKRRLD
- a CDS encoding SCP2 sterol-binding domain-containing protein, whose translation is MTLTDLLPKLQKGLSTRPFDGSLKFDCGADGVIVLADGTASGQDRETDCTIKISAGNLHKLLAGKLNPMTGVMMGKLKVSGNVGVAMKLGDLLKS
- the msrA gene encoding peptide-methionine (S)-S-oxide reductase MsrA, giving the protein MLGAAIAIGVAMQCGQAQARDVQTMVVAGGCFWCVESDFESVTGVIEAVSGYTGGSTENPTYRQVTRGGTGHYEAVEITYDADRVSYRQLLDLFFRSVDPTDAGGQFCDRGDSYRTAIFVSNSAQQAQAEAALSAAQSELGQRIVTPILSASHFYDAEDYHQDYYEGRNIVVTRAGPKRQSEAYKFYREGCGRDARVRQLWGNNAPFVDNH
- a CDS encoding ribokinase; translated protein: MTIWNLGSINQDIVYSVPHIPAPGETLASTKRDVFMGGKGANMSVAAARAGAQVKHIGAVGVDGRWAVDRLTEYGVDTRFIAQVDTHTAQAIIAVDPQGENAIILDPGANDAIPINLMRSAIGSAERGDWLICQNETCLQVETAKLAHELGLKVAYAAAPFDADQVRAVLPYLDFLIMNAVEMEQLFQSTGLNVADLGVETVIVTTGGDGGFVFLQQNDWDAQEYQAIPVDAVDTTGAGDTFTGYVLAGLDRGLPLWDAVDLATRAGALMVMRHGTADVIPDLKEVRAFKP
- a CDS encoding NADP-dependent malic enzyme translates to MAKTRVTREDALQFHLEPTPGKWEVQATVPMMTQRDLSLAYSPGVAVPCEDIAENPELAYDYTNKGNLVAVISNGTAVLGLGNLGALGSKPVMEGKAVLFKRFADVNSIDIELDTEDADKFCEAVRLMGPTFGGINLEDIKAPECFIIEQRLKEEMDIPVFHDDQHGTAVICAAGLINALHISGKKIEDVKIVLNGAGAAGIACIELLKAMGAKHEHCIICDTKGVIYQGRTEGMNQWKSAHAVNTELRSLEEAMIGADVFLGVSAKGAVTQDMVEAMADNPVIFAMANPDPEITPEEAHAVRVDAIVATGRSDYPNQVNNVLGFPYLFRGALDIHARAINDEMKIACARALAELAREDVPDEVAVAYGTKLTFGRDYIIPTPFDPRLIHRIPTAVAQAGMDTGVARRPIVDMEGYELSLKTRMDPTASILRGLNSRARAAQSTVVFAEGDDPRVLRAAVLYQRSGLGKALVVGREEEVREKLTAEGLGDAVRELEVVNAGNSQHLAQYKDFLYERLQRKGYDRQDIHRLAARDRHVFSSLMLAHGHVDGMVTGATRKSAHVLELINHVFDAGPHDGAVGVSALLHKGKIVLIADTLVHEWPDENDLADIAERGAEVAKALGLTPRVAFVSFSTFGYPVSERAEKMHIAPEILDRRGVDFEYEGEMNVDVALNPDAAAAYPFSRLTGPANVLVVPARHSASISVKLMQEMAGATVIGPILAGIDKPIQICSTVSTVNDILNMAVIAACKVG